The segment CGAGGAGCGTGGTGAGCTGCGCCCGCTTCTGCACGATCGTGCGGCTCGTCACGAGCGCGTTGCGCGTGGCGTCGAGCAGCTGCGGCGACGTCTCGGCCAGCGTCGTCATGTTCTGCGCGAACAGCTCGAGGTCCTCGCGCAGCAGCGGCAGCCGGGGCTCCAGGCGGCCGAGGTAGCCGGAGACCGTCTCGATCGTGCCGCCGAGCTGGTCGCCGCGGCCGTCGAGCGCCGTCGCGAGCGCACCCAGGGTGGCCGACAGCTCGGCCGGCTCCACGGCGGTGAGGATGCGGTAGGAGCTGTCGAGCGTGTCCTGCAGCTCGAGCGTCTCGGCGTCCCGGGCCTGCTCGATGGCGGCACCGGCTCGCAGGGTGCCGCGCTCGCTCCGGGGTCGGACCAGGTCGACGTAGGTCGTGCCGAACACCGTGGCGGGCAGCACGCGCGCCGTCACCTGCGCCGGGACCTCACGTGCGTGCCGCTCGTCGATGCGCAGGTCGATCCGCACCGAGGGGTCGGCACCGTCGGCCGTCGTGCCCGGCTCCTGGGTGATCGAGGTGACGCGTCCGACGATCACGCCGTCGAGCTTGACGTCCGAGCCCGGGACGAGCGACCCGCCGGCGTCGTCGACGAGGGCGTGCGCCGTCGTGTCGTCCGCCAGGGCACCTCGCGACACCGCGGCCAGGGCCGCGCCCACGAGCACCAGGAGCACCACGAGCACGAGGCCGCGGCGCACGAGGACCGCGCGGCCGGGGTCGTCGGGATCGATCGTCGTCAGGTCCATCGCCGCATCACCCCGCGATCCGGACGCCGGGGTCGCCGCCCCAGAAGAGCAGGGTGAGCACCATGTCGAGCAGGACCACGACGACGATGCTGGCCCGGATCGCCCGGCCCGTCGCCTCGCCGACACCCTGCGCCCCACCGCTCGCGGTGAACCCGAACCAGCAGTGGATGAGCGTCACGGCAGCGGCGAACACCAGGATCTTCACGACCGACAGCAGCACGTCGCGCAGGGCGACGAACGAGGTGAAGTAGTGCTCGAACGTGCCCGGCGGTTGTCCGAAGATGAACGTGACGGAGAGCTGGGTCGCCAGGTACGAGCCCGCCAGCCCGATCAGGTAGAGCGGAAGGATCGCCGCCATCGCCGCGACGAGCCGGGTGGTGACCAGGAAGTGCAGGGGCGGGACCGACATGACCGCGAGGGCGTCGATCTCCTCGTGCACCCGCATCGATCCGAGCTGTGCGGTGAAGCGACAGCCGACCTGGGCGGCCAGGGCGAGCGCCGCGATGAGCGGGGCGAGCTCGCGCGTGTTCACGACCGCGGACACGAAGCCGGTCAGAGGTGCCAGGCCGATGGTC is part of the Aeromicrobium sp. Leaf245 genome and harbors:
- a CDS encoding MCE family protein, whose product is MDLTTIDPDDPGRAVLVRRGLVLVVLLVLVGAALAAVSRGALADDTTAHALVDDAGGSLVPGSDVKLDGVIVGRVTSITQEPGTTADGADPSVRIDLRIDERHAREVPAQVTARVLPATVFGTTYVDLVRPRSERGTLRAGAAIEQARDAETLELQDTLDSSYRILTAVEPAELSATLGALATALDGRGDQLGGTIETVSGYLGRLEPRLPLLREDLELFAQNMTTLAETSPQLLDATRNALVTSRTIVQKRAQLTTLLAGSNALVGEGRRALDAVGDPFVEALDGAAVVVDAMYDERAGLPDSFTSFVDFAAKQAKTFSQGSYMSTNVFIKTGDDAPYTASDCPTYGTARGPRCGGTPGSTGSGTNTATPADDALVAELRDMLDELEAAPQGGVAELLGRPYLEGGDR
- a CDS encoding ABC transporter permease, translated to MSGLERAGRRAMAAPGNALELMGAQLTFVAKVVGAIPATLRTYRLETFRILSDISWGTGALLVGGGTVGVMVLLSLSAGTSLGIEGFNGLETIGLAPLTGFVSAVVNTRELAPLIAALALAAQVGCRFTAQLGSMRVHEEIDALAVMSVPPLHFLVTTRLVAAMAAILPLYLIGLAGSYLATQLSVTFIFGQPPGTFEHYFTSFVALRDVLLSVVKILVFAAAVTLIHCWFGFTASGGAQGVGEATGRAIRASIVVVVLLDMVLTLLFWGGDPGVRIAG